The DNA region AAATACCAAAGCCTTTCCCCTCTAGTGGTCCACCAACTTCCATCTCTCTATCTCGTCTCCTTATTCCGCATCTTTTTTTAATATCCTCTCTCGATCAATCCGTCACAAACGATGTCTGCCTTCACCAGCAAATACGCCGGTAAGCTCTCTTTCTCGATCGTATTCGCTTCGTTATCAACCGTCTCCGTTGTTAACTAGCTAGATCTAGACTGTATTAGTTACTGTGTGTTACCTGTCTTAGGGATTGAAATCGATCACTCGATGAAAGTATCGTAGATCTGACTATGCTCATCAGTTTAGTATCATAGTTAACCATCTAATCAACTCGTAATCATTACCGTTGCTTGTTTTGGGGATTGATATGGATCTCTCGATCTGATCGAATCGTATTCACGATCTGAATCTTTTCGTGATGATTTGTTCTGTTTAGTGATCGTTTATGCGTTTGTTGTGTACAGATGAGTTGATCGCTAACGCTGCCTACATCGGCACACCCGGAAAGGTATCCTCGCCGCCGATGAGTCCACCGGTACCATCGGAAAGCGTCTCGCGAGCATCAACGTCGAGAACGTTGAGTCCAACAGACGTGCTCTCCGTGAGCTTCTCTTCACCGCCCCTGGTGCTCTCCCTTGCCTCAGTGGTGTCATCCTCTTCGAGGAGACTCTTTACCAGAAGAGCTCCGATGGTATGTGAAATCAGATCTTTCTCTGTTTGTAGAGAGGTATTGTTAGAGGACTTAATTGTAATTAGTAAACTCTGTAATTACGATTAAGTCCTCTAACTATATCTCTCTTACAGTTAGTCTCTGTTTATGTGTGTTTGTAGAGGtttcttattgttttttttgtacgCAGCAAGCTTTTCGTTGATATCTTGAAGGAAGGAGGAGTTCTTCCAGGTATCAAAGTCGACAAGGGTACCGTCGAGCTAGCCGGAACCAACGGCGAGACCACCACTCAAGGTCTCGACGGTCTCGGTGAGCGTTGCAAGAAGTACTACGAAGCCGGTGCACGTTTCGCCAAGTGGCGTGCGGTTCTCAAGATCGGAGAGAACGAGCCATCGGAGCATTCCATCCACGAGAACGCCTACGGGTTGGCTAGGTACGCTGTGATCTGCCAGGAGAACGGTCTTGTACCCATCGTTGAGCCTGAGATCCTTGTCGATGGATCCCACGACATCCACAAGTGTGCTGCCGTCACTGAGCGTGTCCTTGCTGCTTGCTACAAGCTCTTAGCGACCACCACGTCTTGCTCGAGGGAACTTTGTTGAAGCCTAACATGGTCACACCTGGTTCCGACAGTGCTAAGGTTGCGCCAGAGGTTATCGCTGAGCACACTGTCCGTGCTCTTCAGAGAACCGTCCCACCGGCTGTTCCAGCTATTGTGTTTTTGTCTGGAGGACAGAGCGAGGAGGAGGCGACCAAGAACTTGAACGCGATGAACCAGTTGAAGACCAAGAAGCCGTGGTCATTGTCTTTCTCTTTCGGACGTGCGTTGCAGCAGAGCACTTTGAAGACATGGGCAGGTAAAGAGGAGAACGTCAAGGCCGCTCAAGAGGCTTTGTATGTGAGGTGCAAGGCTAACTCTGAAGCCACTCTCGGAACATACAAGGGTGATGCTAAGCTTGGTGATGGAGCCGCAGAGAGCCTTCACGTGAAGGACTACAAGTACTGAGAATCGTAGCGTCGTCAATGGTTTCTGTTGTGACGTACTCATCACCCTCGATATATTTCTAAGGGTTCTTCTACTTTTTTTCGCTTGACAATATCGgattaacaatgttttttttcgatttttcttttcgatttgtgttttgattttcgTTGGGTGTGTTTCTTTATTTAGAAAATGGTGAGTGTTTGAGAAAACGCACAAATAAAAGGCCATCAGAGGTTATATCTGTTTTTCTTATATGATCAAGAAGTAATTTGGGCCTATTCTTTGGATGTTGTTATTAAGTAATTCTCCACCAAATATCATCGAAGCATTGTCATATTCATCGAAGCATTGTCATATTCtaacttatatattactaaaatataaataataaaatatttataattaaattattttaaatatacttaaaattttgaagttatttataaaaatttcttgtataagattatttttatttttaaaacttaagtgattttttttcaaaagttattattatatattttaatattttgttcaattttgaaaggtaaaaggttcaaaatataaataacttcaaaaattttgaacaaaaatatcaaaatataataataatttttgaaaaaattcacttaagttttaaaaataaaaataatctatacattttttttataaataacttttaaaattttaagtatatctaagataatttaattataaatattttattatttatattttagtaatatataagtttattgaagatataataagtaaaacatgttattatataaatcagaaaaaaatatcaccaaagttttaaaatttaatacgatgaaaatagtagtttatgtaatttcaattttttaataatattttaatgtagATTTATGCACGTTTTAAAAGTTCGgataaatttttaaagatttaattGAGTTTAGATCGTATTTGGCACTAACCGTTAGTTCGGGTTGTATTTGGCACGATCTAAATTGTTCAGGTTGGAATAGGCATTTTTCCCCACATTTGTCCGTAGGATCTAATATAATAAGCGAACAGAAGCATTCATGGCCCTGCCCACCGGAAAGGAACGCAAATGGTATAGTCCGTAAATACTGTCTAGCTTGTGGGTAGATTCGTAATTACGAAGCAACACATAATTTCTTTGGTTACATTCACTTATTTGATCTCACTCGCACATTATATAGTGGGACCCCTTGTCTGCTCCCTCGTTGGAAACTAGAGCTTTCGTTATCCGGTTCGGCTCGgcttatttaatttttcaaatccACTAGAAATAGAGTAAGAATATCTCTAAagtattactccattttttattctaaaatataataaattcaaataGAGTAGAGTTTTgttccaatgtattactccattttttatttcaaaattgaatatttttaatatttctgttttatatttattttaaaattagtataCCACctttcatttatattatttgcaaaatagtttattttcacTTTGTAACATTTCTATTATATACGATATTAACcacaattaaatttttattatataattaaaattactcaatatagtttaaaaaggaaatatttaatacactaaaaattatattatattatttaaacacaataatacatcaacttaaattattcattataataattataattattcactataaatcttttttgttttatatatatattttgttgcataAAATATTTCAGTAGATGgctgtttatataattaataaatattaattaaaagttataatatatatagtaaaatacattattatatttatttataataatattttattaaaaagaaaaatatttaaatgtgaaagactattttataaataaaaaagtttaactctattttggagtaatACGTTGGTTTATTCCATATTTGGAGTAATCATCCctattactctattttggagtgGGTTttggagtagggttggagatgatTTTACTGGAAAATGTAGTTTAGAGTGGGTTTTGAAGTGGGGTTGGATATGTTATGATTAGTTCGGACCGGACCTCTTTTGATCTCATCTAGTCTTTATTTCAGCACGTGACAAAACCTTCATCCACTTATATCatcttttttatatttctcgtattgtcttttattttctttcggTCTTTCTTTCTGGTCCTCAACAacaaatctgatttttttaacCTGTTCTACACCAGTAAATATGGAACACAAAACCAATGTTAAGAATGTGATGGGTCATCGTAGTATATTTTTCTGATAATATGTTTGTTTCAAGCTTTCACACTTAGTTTCCTTCCGATTTTCATTATCCTACACACttgtttttaattgttttcCCTATAGTCAAGATACAAGAAGTGCCAAGAGGTGTTACTTAATGCACATGTGACATGACTCATAACGTAACAAAAAACTTACTTAACAATATTCGAAGATTCATATCTTAAAGGCAACGTTATTGCTGggacaaaattttgaatctttagctttttttattattatttttatactaaGAGATAATGTTAAGAAACAATAGCAAAAATGTAGATTATTGGTAGAAATTTTATGTTGTCTCttagtaaataaattatttatgttaataaGTTATAAAAGATGtgtttaaaatacatataatatttaaattgaaaacataagaaaattacaaagttgccaaaaatattacaaaaaaacctgaatttataacattaaaaagtttaaaagaaaacattcaagacataaattaaaaacagaaaatcatACAAACATCATATATTAAAGCAACCAAACATTTTATTCAATTCATAGAAACTTATAcattatatgttatttggaagatGTCCAAATTtaaccatatattttcaatcaaatcatcttttcactacaagaaaacacgattTTAACGACGACCATtttcctcgctaaatcgtcgtaaatacgtctttacgacgatttagcgaggaaaCGCATATCGTCGTTAAAGTTTGGTCGTAACGGATATTTAATcgccatttcgtcgtaaaagtaCGAGGGacccatttcgtcgtaaaaggaaggttaatatttcgtcgtaaagaacaCGTAGATTTCCACGTAAAGTGGACGCTATATTTCCACGTAAAAGACACGTaatatttcctcgtaaaatacaCGTAAACTATCCTCGTAAGAAAAACGTAAATAATACTCGTAAAGTAAACGTAAATAATACACGTAATGTAGACGTAAACTTTCGTCGTAAAGGGAACGTAGAATTTGACACGTAGATTCGTCGTAAGATTTCGTCGTTCTTTACACGTCCACTTACTCGTCAATTCCTCGTGAGTTAACGAggaatttgcttcgatttttataactaatttatttttaaatttaaattttaatattatagaaaataattatttcaaaaatattagaaatataaataattactaatgcgaaaatattaaaaatttggaataaattaaaaccgaaaatattatataaataaaagtttagaattttaatattacacagaaaaaaaaactaagtcggGCCGGGGCGGTGGATCGTTTCCTGGTAGAGGTCTTCACTCCTCCTCTGTAGTTCCTCCTCTTGCTGCTGAGTACGAGAAGGCTCGGGAACCGGGTTCCGTCGTCGCATATCCGCCAACAACTCCTCCCATTGGGGATTTCCAGAAGATATAACTTCCAGAAACCCCTCCACTCCACCCATACGAGCTTGGAATGATTGGCGCGTAGACTCCAACTCCGTCTGCGTCGACGCCAACTGAGTCCGCGTCGAGTGTAACTCCGAACGCAGCTCAGTGACTTCGTCGGCTCGTCTCTGaccataagacgatgtcgctcttgggacatcgttgacggaaccgattcccaacgtacgtccctttttcttagggacgacctacaaagaaaaaataaagtttaatgttaataatttaaaaaaatagattaaaagtagattaaaaggtaaaatttttacctcctcgtaaatctgatccacttcttgagtggataatacgaccggtattccatcgggagattgctgggtcagctgggtttggcggtcttcaatccgagcaacgacatcgttgtagatttgctcggacctcGGATCCACAAATACCCCCGCCTTGGTCTTGTGGGTCCTCTCGTAAAGCTCTTTAAGAGACGGGAGTTGTCCCGTCTCTTTggcctgaaaatatttaaaatttaaaatgttagaatcaatatacatatataagtacatattaattattaaaatatttaatatgaaaaaaaattagaaattaattaccATTTCCAAGCGGACACGGGCATGGGGTTTTTGACCCGTACAGTGAAGCATCGGGCCGTTGCCGTGCTCGTCTTTGGTGTTACGAGAGGCGGAGCAGGCGTTGGAGATCGCAATGGATGATGGCAGCTCCCAGTAACGGATGAGACCATCGTAGACATCCTTGGTCAGCTCAGCGGGTTGCCCGTCCTTGTAACCCTTGTAGATCCAGTCCTCCTTCCAGTTGCCTACGGTGTCCAACAACCGCTTCTTCGCCTTTGCGGTGAACTCCCGTTTCACGTCCTCGTGAACCCCGATGGACCACTGGTATCTTTGCTGcatttttaaacccaaaaaaattaataattagttaaaaaatattaatgaaataaaagttaataataaaaattaaacataaaataattattttaaaaaacttacagcAAACATCTTGAACCACGTGTTTCTAACGTGGTGCGGCGTCTTTTTCCAGTTTGGGTGAGCCTCTGAGAAGTATCCTTTGATGATATCGGATACGCTCGTAGCGACAGAATTGTCGAccccaaacctgaaaaaaacaaagttaaagtattaaaaaaaatattaataattttaaaaatatttaaataaaaaaaattacgtacCACAGAGTCCCCTCTGGTCGGTCGGGGTCTAAAACCGGTAAACCGGCTCGGCCTGGTTGAGCGAGAAGATCCTCAACCGTGTACCGAGCAAAAGGAGCGGTCGGCGGCACCCGCAACTCCGGATGAATGTATCCGGGTGCAACCGGATCTGGAACCGCCTGAGGTGCAGCAGGTGGGGGTGGTGCACCAGATGGAGGAACCGGTGGTGGCTGTGACTGAGACTCCGGGACAATCTCCGGGTTGGAGGAACCGGGAGCTGAAGATGATGATCCAGCAGCAGGATCACCACAGAACATCTGACTGTAGTGGGGGGTTTTCTTCTGCTTGTTCTTTCTaaccatctgaaaaaaaattcagattgttagaaaaacaagtagaagaaatcaaactaatcaaaattctctacactaaccacctaatcaactataaacctatctaaattcactaaactaaaccacctaattctagagagagattagagagaaccTTGGGAGGTGTAGGAGAGGAAATTGGGACGAAATGAAGTGGCTGGTTCTCGCGGgtatatataagattacataggGACGTAAagtcctcgtaaatttacgacgaaacagcAAGGCCCGTGTCATAATTTACGACGATTTTGCAAGGCCCGTCTTTTTAACTTTACGACGAAattgcaaggcccgtgttttttgTTCACGTGGATATTACGACGAAACCGTGGATTTAGCATTTGTTTTTTAcattccctaaaccctaaaccccaaattcctaatttttattatttttttaatcatgaaattttaattatataggtttaatttattttttaagtgaatcgaaaccgtatatatatatatatgaggtttggggtttagggtatagggatttcataaaaacatgttaattcctcgtaaacaaGCGTGGTTATTAcgacgaaaaaagaaacaatccttgctaattccacgtaagcaagtttcgtcgtaaagacctcgcaagcttacgtggaattagcaaggataatttcttttttcgtcgtaaaggacacgttaattacgagtttttaacgaggttattttgtaaatccctaaacccctaaccctttaccctaaatccctaaatccctaaacccctatCCCATTACTAGTAACATCTATATGTGTTAAGTTAATTTaatcaagaaattttaaatatgcatgTTTATTAAGTCTTCTTGAGTGAATTGAGTTTAGCAATGTAAACCTTATATATGATTCACTTATAAGTTAAGgaagttttggttaattttgggtttgatgttttaaattcttaatttttttaatcatacaatGTTAATTATACAGGTTTATTGTGTCTGCtaagtgaaaacatatatagattgaggtttggggtttggggtttagagttttagggATTTAAACACGAAactcgttaaatcaacgtaaattaacgaggtctttacgacgaaacagctAAAAGGCTTGTTATTtccacgtaagctgatttcgtcgtaaacACCACGCACGCTTACGTGGaatttgcaaggcccgtgtttatttttaacgtgtgctttacgacgaaatcagcttacgtggattttgcaaggcccgtgtttttctttacgaggaattaacgtcGATAACCTTAAAATCCCTAAAAAtgtaaaccacaaacaccaaacctcaaacatcctttaacttataactcaatctcaaacaccaaaccccataccctaaaccccaaatgcATTAATcaagtctgaaaataaataatatttttaaaaattacatcatcattcagatacatcatcattctcttcaacactagaaacatcatcactttcattaaactcgtcctCAACAGCATCGTCAGTGGTATCgtcgggaagatcttcatactcatgattatgcggatcaatgagtagGATGTCTtccatttgttgttcaggttcttcgacttcattgatgtgttcttcttgcaaaggtggttcttctccaccgaTTATTCGTCCACGGGGTGTAACTTTGATAACAGCTAACCAACTTATTCCAGATTCTCGCAACCTCGGGTATGGTAGGAAGCTAACTTGGTCTGCTTGCGAAGCTaatatgaaaggctcgaatttgttgtacctccgtccaccattgacagcaactacaccgaatttgttaaatcgaacacctctgttgaccacggggtcgaaccagtcacatttgaatatgacgcatttcagcttcaataacccagggaattccacttcaataatctcctgcaagatcccgtagaaatcggtttcgcCTTTCACACAAATTCCATAATTGCTGGTCGCCCGGTGTTTACCATACTCGTACGTATGAAAAGTAAAGCCTCGTGAGAAATACATTggtgatgtggtgacctttgcaAGTGGACCCTGAACTAATTCGTGAAACCATATGGGATAATCTGGATCCTCATATTCAAcctgcaaaattaaattaaagagaacATTGAAACAAACGTCTTTCGTTACACCCCGTGGACGAAACAAATATCGGATTGGAGTAaatacctgactcttcaaccatttAATAAAGTGTCGATCTTTCCTTTTATCTACCTCACTTGTGGATATGCCTGGGATAGCTTCTTGGACTTGActaacaaataggctgtaaaatgcacatattttattagttatatcatcatttgaaaaatatattttaattacaattagtttagaactttccatatatgttacctttcaaaatagcgcataaatggatcctcacaattaagtagaatgtaagtgtgtgcactatgggcgtcttcatcactcgaccaccaaacctctttcgtTTTCCCACCCAttcgcccaatctggctaaagatatccggaacaccagcaactgcatatgttggggcaacaccaccatcatcatatcttcttggAGCTCTTTGTCGGGTCCGTACATTAggtgcaaagtagtacgatgtgaagtgag from Raphanus sativus cultivar WK10039 unplaced genomic scaffold, ASM80110v3 Scaffold2968, whole genome shotgun sequence includes:
- the LOC130506185 gene encoding uncharacterized protein LOC130506185, translating into MVRKNKQKKTPHYSQMFCGDPAAGSSSSAPGSSNPEIVPESQSQPPPVPPSGAPPPPAAPQAVPDPVAPGYIHPELRVPPTAPFARYTVEDLLAQPGRAGLPVLDPDRPEGTLWFGVDNSVATSVSDIIKGYFSEAHPNWKKTPHHVRNTWFKMFAQRYQWSIGVHEDVKREFTAKAKKRLLDTVGNWKEDWIYKGYKDGQPAELTKDVYDGLIRYWELPSSIAISNACSASRNTKDEHGNGPMLHCTGQKPHARVRLEMAKETGQLPSLKELYERTHKTKAGVFVDPRSEQIYNDVVARIEDRQTQLTQQSPDGIPVVLSTQEVDQIYEEVVPKKKGRTLGIGSVNDVPRATSSYGQRRADEVTELRSELHSTRTQLASTQTELESTRQSFQARMGGVEGFLEVISSGNPQWEELLADMRRRNPVPEPSRTQQQEEELQRRSEDLYQETIHRPGPT